Proteins encoded in a region of the Calypte anna isolate BGI_N300 chromosome 15, bCalAnn1_v1.p, whole genome shotgun sequence genome:
- the CDK2AP1 gene encoding cyclin-dependent kinase 2-associated protein 1 isoform X3, which produces MATSAQYRQLINDYGPPSLGYTQGMQGTSSSQVPQSKYAELLAIIEELGKEIRPTYAGSKSAMERLKRGIIHARGLVRECLAETERNARS; this is translated from the exons ATGGCAACATCTGCTCAGTACAGGCAGCTTATAAATGACTATGGACCCCCATCTCTAGGCTATACACAAGGGATGCAG GGTACCAGCAGCAGTCAAGTACCACAAAGCAAATATGCAGAGCTTCTTGCTATTATAGAAGAATTAGGAAAAGAGATCAGACCCACATACGCTGGGAGTAAAAGTGCCATGGAGAGGCTAAAAAGAg GCATTATTCATGCTAGAGGATTAGTCCGGGAATGCCTGGCTGAGACGGAGCGAAACGCAAGGTCCTAG
- the CDK2AP1 gene encoding cyclin-dependent kinase 2-associated protein 1 isoform X1 — MIYCIVGVNITDGHICRCCYCCKQPKVSGRHGDASLNFRTLLLLPLAMSLGMSYKPNLNAHIPGTPLNPAGSVHSPSTSMATSAQYRQLINDYGPPSLGYTQGMQGTSSSQVPQSKYAELLAIIEELGKEIRPTYAGSKSAMERLKRGIIHARGLVRECLAETERNARS, encoded by the exons ATGATATATTGCATTGTGGGTGTCAATATAACTGACGGCCATATTTGCCGGTGCTGCTACTGCTGTAAACAACCCAAAGTGTCTGGGAGACACGGAGACGCTTCACTGAATTTCAGGACGCTTCTCCTCCTCCCGCTGGCCATGTCTCTGGGAATGTCTTACAAGCCCAACTTGAACGCCCACATCCCCGGGACTCCCCTCAACCCGG cTGGGAGTGTTCACTCTCCCTCCACAAGTATGGCAACATCTGCTCAGTACAGGCAGCTTATAAATGACTATGGACCCCCATCTCTAGGCTATACACAAGGGATGCAG GGTACCAGCAGCAGTCAAGTACCACAAAGCAAATATGCAGAGCTTCTTGCTATTATAGAAGAATTAGGAAAAGAGATCAGACCCACATACGCTGGGAGTAAAAGTGCCATGGAGAGGCTAAAAAGAg GCATTATTCATGCTAGAGGATTAGTCCGGGAATGCCTGGCTGAGACGGAGCGAAACGCAAGGTCCTAG
- the CDK2AP1 gene encoding cyclin-dependent kinase 2-associated protein 1 isoform X2 produces MDPGPCASETLILRGAELAGSVHSPSTSMATSAQYRQLINDYGPPSLGYTQGMQGTSSSQVPQSKYAELLAIIEELGKEIRPTYAGSKSAMERLKRGIIHARGLVRECLAETERNARS; encoded by the exons ATGGACCCGGGTCCCTGTGCCTCAGAGACTTTGATCCTGCGTGGAGCTGAGCTCG cTGGGAGTGTTCACTCTCCCTCCACAAGTATGGCAACATCTGCTCAGTACAGGCAGCTTATAAATGACTATGGACCCCCATCTCTAGGCTATACACAAGGGATGCAG GGTACCAGCAGCAGTCAAGTACCACAAAGCAAATATGCAGAGCTTCTTGCTATTATAGAAGAATTAGGAAAAGAGATCAGACCCACATACGCTGGGAGTAAAAGTGCCATGGAGAGGCTAAAAAGAg GCATTATTCATGCTAGAGGATTAGTCCGGGAATGCCTGGCTGAGACGGAGCGAAACGCAAGGTCCTAG